The Quercus robur chromosome 7, dhQueRobu3.1, whole genome shotgun sequence genome has a segment encoding these proteins:
- the LOC126691088 gene encoding FBD-associated F-box protein At3g52670-like — protein sequence MKRQRIETEARERRERQRIERAERAERRNVSSETCLSPVRQNAQTNADDNKDIISSLPDSLLTHILSFLPIGDSVSTSILSSRWRPLWALVPVLNLSQVALVKRYFDEKNDNFKFADVVSRIWTLRNAISNPIPPLHKLCIHWYNNCLPFYVDTWLRATNIRDLRELDLHLLTSPHQPMELPRTLYFSASLVVLKLSFAIHLNPPSAFVLPCLRILLLNCVTFANCDSLSTILNACPVLLDLTLHVDEEYLKNLNEFNVIVLVATLKRLHLRWNVQPSSKYIFKINTPALEYFHFSGYLNGDDVLENLPNVVECVIQIEDCDLINDYAKRVWDFMGKLCNVISMELSTITAQILCHGSKYEDRLTFHNLSSLKFCGSIWFEWYAWHAVQLLLCQAPKLQTLIIEHSFLLGSNLNKPNPFLEEPLDVPECMSSHLTTCLYRGFGGYEIEMELVRQILKEARVLQTMKITVCSIPKLKNRPRFHKELSKFRRSSQYCQIAFDEGCFAECLCGFEEVLNQMKVDGIKPDIICYTVALKGVIVEGDFGKADEVFDELLVLGLAPNVYTYNVYVYGLYEQNSVEAGIMMIVSMEELGCKPDMITCNIILDALCKAGELSRMRELVRNMIDKGVEFNFRTYRIMLKGLLVKVKLWKLCFV from the exons ATGAAGCGGCAGAGGATAGAAACAGAGGCGAGGGAGAGGAGAGAAAGGCAGAGAATTGAAAGAGCGGAGAGAGCAGAAAGGAGAAACGTGAGCAGTGAGACTTGCCTATCACCTGTTCGACAAAATGCCCAAACCAACGCTGATGACAACAAGGACATAATTAGCAGTCTACCGGACTCTCTGCTCACCCACATCCTCTCCTTTCTCCCAATCGGAGACTCTGTCTCGACAAGCATTTTGTCGAGCAGGTGGAGGCCTCTCTGGGCTCTTGTCCCTGTTCTTAACTTGAGCCAGGTAGCACTTGTAAAAAGATACTTTGATGAAAAGAATGATAATTTTAAGTTTGCGGATGTGGTGTCCAGAATCTGGACTCTTCGAAATGCCATTTCCAACCCAATCCCCCCACTACACAAATTGTGCATTCATTGGTATAACAATTGTCTTCCCTTCTATGTCGACACATGGCTCCGTGCCACCAATATCCGTGATTTGCGAGAGCTTGATCTCCACCTACTTACTTCTCCTCATCAACCCATGGAGTTGCCCCGTACTCTCTACTTTTCTGCCTCATTAGTGGTTCTGAAATTGAGTTTTGCAATTCATCTCAATCCACCTTCTGCTTTTGTTCTCCCTTGTCTCAGGATTCTACTACTAAATTGTGTTACATTTGCCAATTGCGATTCTCTCTCCACCATCCTCAATGCCTGCCCAGTTCTTCTAGATCTGACCCTCCATGTAGATGAAGAATACTTGAAAAATTTGAACGAGTTCAATGTCATTGTACTTGTAGCTACGCTGAAAAGATTACATTTACGTTGGAATGTTCAGCCTTCGTCAAAGTATATATTCAAGATAAACACCCCAGCTCTTGAGTACTTTCACTTCAGCGGTTATTTGAACGGGGATGATGTGTTAGAAAACCTCCCAAACGTGGTTGAATGTGTCATTCAAATTGAGGATTGTGATTTGATTAATGATTATGCAAAGAGAGTATGGGACTTCATGGGAAAACTCTGTAATGTTATATCCATGGAATTGAGCACAATAACCGCACAGATCCTCTGCCATGGTTCTAAATATGAAGATAGGCTCACATTTCATAATTTGTCCTCCTTGAAGTTTTGTGGTAGCATTTGGTTTGAGTGGTATGCATGGCATGCAGTACAGCTCTTGCTTTGTCAGGCTCCAAAGCTACAGACACTTATCATTGAGCATTCATTTCTGCTTGGCTCTAATCTTAATAAACCTAACCCTTTCTTGGAGGAGCCACTCGATGTTCCTGAATGTATGTCATCACACCTTACTACTTGTCTTTATAGAGGATTTGGGGGGTATGAGATCGAGATGGAACTTGTTAGACAAATCCTGAAGGAAGCAAGAGTACTACAGACAATGAAAATCACCGTTTGCAGTATTCCAAAGTTAAAGAATAGGCCTCGGTTTCACAAGGAATTGAGCAAGTTTCGCAGGAGCTCTCAGTATTGTCAAATTGCATTTGATGAAGGATGTTTTGCA GAGTGTTTGTGTGGTTTTGAG GAGGTTTTGAATCAGATGAAAGTAGATGGGATTAAGCCTGACATTATTTGTTATACTGTGGCTTTGAAAGGGGTTATTGTGGAAGGGGATTTTGGGAAAGCAGATGAGGTGTTTGATGAATTGCTTGTGTTGGGTTTGGCTCCTAATGTTTATACTTATAATGTGTATGTTTATGGTTTGTATGAGCAGAATAGTGTGGAAGCTGGGATTATGATGATTGTTTCAATGGAGGAGTTGGGGTGCAAGCCCGATATGATTACTTGTAATATTATATTGGATGCCTTGTGTAAGGCTGGGGAGTTGAGTAGGATGAGGGAGCTTGTGAGGAACATGATAGACAAGGGTGTTGAATTCAACTTTCGGACATATAGAATTATGCTGAAAGGTTTGTTGGTGAAGGTGAAATTATGGAAGTTGTGTTTTGTCTGA
- the LOC126692500 gene encoding putative FBD-associated F-box protein At3g50710, with protein MKWQMIETEERERRERQRIERAERAKMRDQGWLIDVTSTSRRRLSSVRQNAHTNTDDGEDIISSLPDSLLCHILSFLPIRDSVATSILSSRWRPLWTLVPILHLDQKQLIEPYPDERNKKFKFVDIVLRIWTLRNAISNPTPPLHKLFIHWYHYCLPFYVDTLVRAANLRDLQELDLHLCNYHPHQPLELPRSLYFSTTLVVLKLGADIRLNPPSACVFPCLRILLLKCVTFANRDSLPTILNACPVLLDLSLHVVDKYLNNLDEFNVIVLVATLKRLHLHWNVHPSSKYIFQINTPALEYIHFRGYLNRDDVLEKLPDVVECVIQIEDCEKSDDYAKRVWDFMGKLYNVISMELSIITALILFQGSNHEDIPTFHNLSSLKFCGDLWYEWYAWHVVWLLLCWAPGLQTLVIEHSSWLGYLNKRNPFLEEPLDVPECMLSHLTTCVYKGFGGYENEMELVRQILKAAKVLKIMKITVSSYPILENKPHFRKELSKFYRGSQNCQFVFDEGHFI; from the exons ATGAAGTGGCAGATGATAGAAACAGAGGagagggagaggagagagaggcaGAGGATTGAAAGAGCAGAGAGAGCAAAAATGAGAGATCAGGGATGGCTGATAGATGTGACAAGTACGAGTCGCCGCCGCCTATCATCTGTTCGACAAAATGCCCACACTAACACTGATGATGGCGAAGACATAATTAGCAGTCTACCAGACTCCCTCCTCTGCCACATCCTCTCCTTTCTCCCAATCCGAGACTCTGTCGCGACAAGCATTTTGTCAAGCAGGTGGAGGCCTCTCTGGACCCTCGTCCCTATTCTTCACTTGGACCAGAAACAACTTATAGAGCCATACCCTGatgaaaggaataaaaaatttaagtttgtGGATATAGTGCTAAGAATCTGGACTCTTCGAAACGCCATTTCCAATCCCACCCCCCCACTACACAAACTGTTCATTCATTGGTATCACTATTGCCTTCCCTTCTATGTTGACACATTGGTCCGTGCCGCCAATCTGCGTGATTTGCAAGAGCTTGATCTCCATTTATGTAATTATCATCCTCATCAACCTTTGGAGTTGCCCCGTAGTCTCTACTTTTCTACAACATTGGTGGTTCTGAAATTGGGGGCTGATATTCGTCTCAATCCTCCTTCTGCTTGTGTGTTCCCTTGTCTCAGGATTCTACTACTAAAATGTGTTACATTTGCAAACCGCGACTCTCTCCCCACCATCCTCAATGCCTGCCCGGTCCTTCTAGATTTGTCCCTCCATGTGGTTgataaatatttgaataatttagaCGAGTTCAATGTCATTGTACTTGTAGCTACACTGAAAAGATTACATTTACATTGGAATGTTCATCCTTCGTCGAAGTACATATTCCAGATAAACACCCCAGCTCTCGAGTACATTCATTTCAGAGGTTATTTGAACAGGGATGATGTGTTGGAAAAACTCCCAGATGTGGTTGAATGTGTCATTCAAATTGAGGATTGTGAGAAGAGTGATGATTATGCAAAGAGAGTATGGGACTTCATGGGAAAACTCTATAATGTTATATCCATGGAATTGAGCATAATTACCGCACTGATCCTCTTCCAAGGTTCTAATCATGAAGATATTCCCAC ATTTCATAATTTGTCCTCCTTGAAGTTTTGTGGTGACCTTTGGTATGAGTGGTATGCGTGGCATGTAGTATGGCTCTTGCTTTGTTGGGCTCCAGGGCTACAAACACTTGTCATTGAACATTCATCTTGGCTTGGCTATCTTAATAAACGTAACCCTTTCTTGGAGGAGCCACTCGATGTTCCTGAATGTATGTTATCGCACCTTACAACTTGTGTTTATAAAGGATTTGGGGGGTATGAGAACGAGATGGAACTTGTTAGACAAATCCTGAAGGCAGCAAAAGTACTAAAGATAATGAAAATTACTGTTTCCAGTTATCCAATCTTAGAGAATAAGCCTCATTTTCGCAAGGAATTGAGCAAGTTTTACAGGGGCTCTCAGAATTGTCAATTTGTATTTGACGAAGGACATTTCATATGA